The endosymbiont of Bathymodiolus septemdierum str. Myojin knoll sequence ATCATTAGAATAATAAATGCAAAACCTTTGATGAGTCCAATAATAGCGCCGAATATGTAATTATCTCCACCACTTATGTTTGTTGCATTGAGTTTATCATCTAAGGCGGATAGTGTATTTAAAATGCCTTGAATAAAAGCACTTAAAAAGCAAGGATACGATGTGCTGATTGGGCGCTTGAATAGTTTGGACAAGGTAACAAAGAAACCAATAAATGCAAAGAACATAATGGCGAAGGATGTCATAGAATGAAAGAAATTAGAGGTGGCCATTATTTCAATAAAATTGAAATCAAAAATTACATCAATATAATAATTAAATACAGCAGTAGCAATGAGTAAAAATCCTACTAAAAAAGACTTATTTAAAGTACAAGGTTCAGAGATTTTCGATGCCATTGCTATCACTTTATAAAGCACCATTTTTGCCGCCTCTACTAAAACAAAGATAACACCAAATGCAATTGCCATATTAGATTGCAGTGATAATGACATCCAAGTGATGATCGGATGACCGGATAAATCAATATAAAACAACCAAGCAACAGTAAAAGATAGTACTAAAAAACCAAGTCCAATGAGTTCTCTTGCCATGCCGCGTTCATATCCGCGCACACCAAAACCAATAAAAATAATCAAAGAAACCCAGACGGACCAATGATAATTGCCAATATTTGTAATAAATTCAGTCATTGTTGTTAAATTCATTTAATGATTAAAAGAAGTTAATTTTACAAGATTTTGAGCGCATCGGTAACAACATAAAAAGAGCCAAAAATAACAATGCGTTGCAGTTGTTTTGTTTTTAATGCCCGATGGATTGCAGAAGACATATCTTCGCAAGCCGTTACCCTATCAGATAAAGAAAATTTTTGCGTTAAATCTTGCATGGAAATTGCACGCTCTGTATCTAGTGGAACGAGTAGCCACTCGTCAATAATTGGAGAAATAATTGAAATCATTTCTCTAATATTTTTATCTTCCAAGGCAGAAAAAATTGCAATGGTTGGCTGTTTGTTTTGTTTAAGGGTACTACTTAAGACTTGAACGGCTGCAGGGTTGTGTGCAACATCTAAAATCACCATTTTTCCATTAATTTTCTTAGTTTGAAAACGACCTGCTAATTTTGTATTTTTAATGCCATTGAAAAATTGATTTTGAGTAATAGAAAACTCAGGCAGTTGCTTAATTGCCTCAATCGCAAGTGCGGCATTGCGTTGTTGATGTTCGCCTTGTAAACCAATATCGCCCATGTAAGGTGTGTTAACAAATGTTAAAAAAGCCTTCATTTTTTTTGCCACCGCTTCAATTGTTTTTGGCGGGTTTAAATCACCACAAATACAAGGCATATTTGCACGCATAATGCCCGCTTTTTCAAAGCCAATCATCTCACGCGTATTGCCCAAATAATCTGTATGGTCAATATCAATATTGGTAATCACTGCCACATCACTATCCACCACATTGACCGAATCCAAACGACCACCTAAGCCAATTTCTAATACGGCAATTTCGACTTTTGCGTGGGTAAAAATCAATAATGCCGCTAAAGTAGAAAATTCAAAATAAGTTAAAGAGGTATTCTCTCTTGCCTGTTCGATTTGCTCGAAGGCAGTGCATATTTGTTGGTCGCTAACTTGCATGCCATTAACGCTAAAGCGTTCGTTATATTGATTGATATGTGGGGAGGTAAATGAGGCAACTTTAATGCCTGCTTGTTGATAAATGCTGCCAATAAAAGCGACGGTTGAGCCTTTGCCGTTAGTCCCCGCAACGGTGATAACTTTAAAATTTACCCCACTTGGAAAGAGAGTTTGATAAACTTTTTGTATGCGCTCTAATCCTAAATCAATCCCTACCGCATGTAGATTTTGCTGATAATCTAGCCAATCGTTGAGTTTTTTCACTCTTCCCAAAATTCGCCTTCAACAATCTTGTCGTCTTGCCTATTTTTTTGCTTTTGTTGTTGCGTTTGTGTTGAAGTAAAAATTCTATTCACATTCTTCTCCAAGAAATACCTTAAAAAGAACGCTCGACTCCAAGGCATTAGCCCTAACAATCCAACGCTATCCGTAATAAATCCAGGTGTCAAAAGCAATATGCCCGACACCATAATGACGACGCCTTGCAACATTTCAAACGACGGATTTTGCCCTTGAATCTGCATTTGTTGCACTTTTTGCAAGGTAGAGAGCCCCTGTTGTTTTAGTAAATAGGCGCCGATAAAAGCCGTCAAAATAATCAATAAAATCGTATTGCCCGTGCCAATCGCACCACCAACTTCAATTAGTACCATTAATTCTAAAGTCGTTGATATAACAAAAATTAAAAGTAACATTATGATTTCTCGTTAACAAAAATTAAATCCCAAACGCCATGACCCAAGCGATGTCCGCGTTTTTCAAACTTACTTAAAGGTCTGAAATCTGGTCTTGGTGTATATGTATGGGCGCATTGCGTGTTTTTAAAGTTTTTATTTTCTTCTAGTGTCTCCATCATATGTTCAGCATAGTTTTCCCAATCTGTTGCCAAATGAAATTTGGCCCCATTTTTTAGTTTTTCCGATAATAAATTCAAAAAACTGTGCTGAATAATCCTGCGTTTATGATGCTTTTTCTTGTGCCACGGGTCAGGGAAAAATAATTGCACGCCACTCAAGGTATCCTCTGCAATAATTTTTTCCAAGAATTCTACTGCATCACCTTTTAACACTTTTAAATTTTTCAGCGCATTGCTATGCGTACTACTAATCAATCGCCCAATCCCTGCCTCATAAACCTCAACCCCTACATAATTCAACTGTGGATTGTTCTGTGCCATATTCACCAGTGTATCGCCATTGCCAAATCCAATTTCCAAAACCACTGGATTGTCATTCCCGAAAACTGTTTCAAAATCAATTGTCTTGTCAGTCTCAATAGAATAGTCTGCCCATAATTCTGTCAAACCTCTTTTTTGAGAAAGCGTCAAACGACCAGAGCGACGGACGAAACTCTGTATTTTTCTTAAAGCAGCCATTAAAATTTATATTCCATAATCAGTGGCGCATGATCTGAAAAGCGTTGGTCTTTATAAATTTGGGTATTTTTAACCGTGCCTTTAAGGTTTGGCGTAAGAATTTGGTAGTCAATGCGCCAGCCAGTGTTGTTTGCCCAGGCTTGCCCACGGTTGCTCCACCAGGTGTATTGTCCATCTTCTTGGTTGATTTCACGAAAGGCGTCAATGAAGCCAACTTTATCGAATAATTCGTCGAGATAGGCGCGTTCTTCTGGGAGGCAGCCTGAGCGATTTTTGTTGCCAGTGAAGTTTTTTATGTCGCGTTTTTGATGGACGATGTTAACATCGCCGCAGAAGATGACTTTTTTTCCATTGGCTTTTAATTGCTTAAGGTGAGGCATAAAGCGTTGCGTTAAAAACGCCATTTTTAAATCTTGTCTTTCTTGCTTAGAGCTACCTGAGTGGATATAAATAGACACCACGGATAAATCATCAAAATCGGCTTGAATAATTCGACCTTCAAAATTCATATCTTCCCAATCGGTTTTTTTGACGACCAAGTTGGGTTTTTTCTTGCTAAAAATTGCAGTACCAGAATAGCCTTTTTTCTCGGCAGGGTGGTAATAACAGTGGTATTCTTTAGGGTAGAAGCGTTCGTCTAATTGGTCTTCTTGTGCTTTGATTTCTTGCAAGCACACCACTTCTGCATCTTCTTTTTTCAACCAATCAAAAAAACCTTTTTTTTCAGCTGCTCTAATTCCATTGACATTGACTGTTATAATTTTCATCTTTAAATTTTATCTTATTAAATATTGGACAACTATGAAAGATTATCAAAAAGACTTTATTAATTTCGTTTTAGAAGTGGGCGCATTAAAATTCGGAGAATTCAAACTAAAATCAGGTCGCATCAGTCCTTATTTTTTCAATGCTGGATTATTTAACCAGGGTAAACATCTGTCACAACTTGGTCATTTCTACGCACAGGCCATCGAAGACAGTGGTATGGATTTTGATGTTCTGTTCGGCCCCGCCTACAAGGGCATTCCTTTGGCTACTGCCACCGCAATGGCGCTCAATGACAATTTTAATAAAAATATCCCTTATAGTTTCAACCGCAAAGAAGCCAAAACCCACGGCGAAGGCGGCAACATCGTCGGACACCCGTTAACAGGAGACATTTTAATCATCGACGATGTTATTACTGCTGGCACTGCAATCCGCGAGGCAATGGACATTATCTCAGCCAACGGCGCCACCGCAAAAGGTGTTATCGTCGCATTAGACCGACAAGAAAAAGGCAAAGGCGAAAAATCCGCCATTCAAGAAGTTGAGCAAGATTTTGGACTAAGCGTTTTAAGCATCATCAATCTTTCAAGTGTTATTAATTATTTAAAACAAGGCAATGATCAAAAATTAATCACCCGTATTGAAACATATCGTGAACACTACGGAGTATGAGTACTGTGAATACGACTGATTTTTCTGAATTAAAATTAAATCCAGATTTGCTAAAAAACCTAAGTAGTTTAGAGTATGAGTCAATGACACCTATTCAGGCATTGAGTTTGCCGGTAATTTTGGCGGGGGACGATGTGATTGGGCAGGGTAAGACAGGGTCGGGGAAGACGGCGGCGTTTGGACTGGGGTTATTGCAGAAATTAGATGTAACTTCGTTTAAGGCACAGTCAATTGTATTGTGTCCGACTCGTGAGTTGGCAGACCAAGTGGCGAGTGAGATTCGAAAATTAGCCAGAGCAGTGCATAATATCAAGGTGTTGACGCTGTGTGGCGGTACACCGTTTGGTCCGCAAATTGGGTCATTGGCGCATGGGGTGCATATTGTAGTGGGGACACCAGGGCGGATTGAGGAGCATTTGCGTAAAGGTACATTGAAGTTGGGGGCTGTTAATACGCTAGTGCTGGATGAGGCAGATAGGATGTTGGATATGGGGTTTCAGGATACCATTGACGAGATTATTGAGAAGGTGCCAGAAAATCGCCAGACTTTGTTGTTCAGTGCCACTTTCCCTAAGGAAATTATGTCAATTGCGGATAAGGTAATGCAAAACCCCACTATTGTTGAAGCGCCTTCGATTGAAGAAGGGTCAACCATTAAACAATATTTTCACCTGACTAATACAGATGATGAACGAATGAAAGCATTGCGTTTATTGCTAGCAAAACACAAACCCAACGCCGCACTGGTATTTTGTAATACCAAGAGCGACACACAGGATGTGACAGACGAATTAGCTTATTATAAGTTTTATGCAATTTCTATCCATGGGGATTTAGACCAACGAGAACGAGACCAGGCCTTAATTCGTTTTTCCAATGGCAGTGTGTCAGTACTGGTGGCAACTGATGTAGCAGCCCGAGGACTGGATATTGATGACTTGGATATGGTGATTAATTTTAATGTTGCACACGACCCCGAGGTACATACACATCGCATTGGACGCACAGGCAGGGCGGGAAAGCATGGCATTGCCTGCACTTTGTATAACGATAAAGAAACACGAAAATTAGAATTATTAGATGTTGACTGGGTTGATTGCACTAGCCCATTGCCGAGTGATAATTATTTACACAAACCAATTAAACGACCATTAATGACCACGCTGAAAGTTGATGGTGGTAAAAAACAAAAGCTACGCCCTGGTGATATTGTCGGTGGATTAACAGGCAAGGATGGCATCCCAGGTGATAAAATTGGCAAAATTAATGTGGTGAGTAATTGGTCGTATGTCGCTGTCAGTTCAGAATTGGTAAAAACAGCCTTGCAAAAAATTCAAAATGACAAACTCAAAGGTAGGACTTTTAGAGTGAGGATTCTGTCTTAATTCCTAATCCAAAGATAGAAAGTGTAAATATGGCGTCAGATTTGCATTTTCTATTTTTGGATTAGGGTTAATCAGTAGGATTGTCGTTAAGGGGCTTAATGGTAAAATCTTCCCATTTTTCACTGTCGTAAGTTATCTCAAAGCCATATAATTTTTGTGAGACTTCTACTTTCGCTTCATCGGGTAATTGCCAAACTCGGTTGCATTCAGTTGGGCCTTGAATATCCATAAAATTGTTCACCCGAATCACATCTTTTTTGCTTAGTTCTAAATTGGTAAAAGTGGTAATCACTTCGTTGATAAACTCAGGTTTGGCAAGGTTGTAGTAACCCATTTTTTCATACTGTCGCACTAATCGTATGTTCTCTTTTATGTGTACTTTAACTTTGTCAAGGTCATAATATTCCTGAGTCACGGACGCAACTGTGGAATCGTCATTCAAAATAACAGTGGTAACTTCTGGGAACACCTTGATGGTTTCAGTGCTCATTGCTCCCCCTTAGTGTTTGAAATGGCGCATATCAGTGAAGACCATGGCGATGCCGTGTTCGTTGGCAGCTTTAATAGTTTCGTCGTCACGCATTGAGCCACCAGGTTGGATAATGGCTTTGATACCTGCTTCTGCGGCGGCGTCGATGCCATCTCTGAATGGGAAGAAGGCGTCGGATGCCATGACGGAACCTTCGACCACTAAATTTTCATCGGTAGCTTTGATACCAGCAATCTTGGCAGAATAGACGCGGGACATTTGTCCTGCGCCGATGCCGATGGTCATTTGGTTTTTAGCATAAACGATGGCGTTTGATTTAACGGTTTTTGCAACTTTCCAGGCGAACATTAAATCATTCATTTGCGCTGAAGTTGGCTGAACTTCACTAACGCATTTTATATCGTCAGCTGTAATTACGCCAAGGTCTTTGTCTTGAACTAACAAACCACCTGTGACGCGCTTGTAGTCAAGAGATGGCTGGGCTTTGCTTAAATTGCCACACTCTAAGGCACGAACATTTTGTTTGGTTGATAATACGGCTTTGGCATCATCATCCACACTTGGGGCAATGATGACTTCGACAAATTGACGCTCAATAATGATTTCTACGGTCTTTTTGTCAAGATTGCGATTGAAGGCGATGATGCCACCAAATGCAGAAGTGGGGTCGGTTTTGAAAGCATCGTCATAAGCATCAAAAATATTGTTACGAACGGCAACACCACAAGGGTTAGCATGTTTAACAATCACACAGGCAGGCTCGTTAAAACTACGAACGCATTCCAAGGCGGCATCTGCATCTGCCATATTATTGAATGACATTTCCCTACCTTGGAATTGCGTTGAAGATGCTACGCAAGCCTGAGTAATGTTATTTTCAACATAGAAAGCTGCATTTTGATGCGGATTTTCACCGTAACGCATTGATTGCACTTTGTGGAATTGCAAGTTTATTGTGTTTGAAAAGCCCCCTTCACCTTTGCCTAAATAGTTAGCAATTGCACCATCATATTGGGCGGTGTGTTCGAAAGTTTTTAAGGCTAATTTGACTCTAGTGGCTAATGAAGTGTCGCCGTTTTCGGTAATTTCATCCATTACTATTTGGTAGTCAGATGCGTCAACGATAACGGTTACTGAGGCGTGGTTTTTGGCGCTTGAACGCAACATTGCTGGGCCCCCAATGTCAATATTTTCAATTGCATCTTCTAAGGTGCAATCTGGGTTGGCAATGGTTTCCTGGAAAGGGTAAAGGTTAACCACGACTAAATCGATTGGACTGATGTCATTTTCTGCCATAACCGCTTCATCAATGCCACGACGCGCTAAAATGCCACCATGGATTTTTGGGTTTAAAGTCTTTACCCGACCTGCCATCATTTCTGGGAAGCCAGTGTAATCCGATACTTCGATAACAGGGATATTATTGTCGGCTAATAATTTTGCTGTACCACCTGTGGATAGGATTTCGATGTTTTTACTGGCTAATAATTTTGCCAATTCAAGTACACCTGTTTTATCAGAAACACTAATTAATGCGCGATTTATCATTTTTAATCTCTTAAAGTTTATAAAGCTCAATTTTCTTTTTAAGTGTGCCGCGATTCATACCTAAAATCCTGGCGGCTTCACTCTGGTTTTGCCCAACTTTATCTAACACGAATTTAAGGGTAATCGATTCACCTTCATTCATCACCATTTTGTGTACGCCAGTCGCTTTTTCGCCTTTTAATTGGGAGAAATAGTGCTCTAATTTTGCGTTAATGCAAGCGGGTAAATCAGTCGAGTTCATGGATGCAATTTTTGAAGTGTTGATGTTGTTGTTTAGAAGTGTCAATTTTACTAATTTTTGCCCAACAAGATTGAGGTTTATCTGAAAAATATTGTAAATACCAAAGAATGTGTTTTCTGGCAATGCGCACGCCCAATCCTTCGCCGTAAAAAACATGAATTTGCTGAATGTGCTCAATGGCAGTTTGTTTTTTTACGGTTAATGCAATCGGTTTGGCGTGTGTATTTGTTTTTAAATAATGGTCAATTTCTCTGATAATCCATGGGTTACCTTGCGTCGCTCTACCGACCATAACGCCACTTGCCCCTGTTTCGTCTAATATGCGTTTGGCTTTTTCAGCGGAAGTAATGTCGCCATTGGCAATCACGGGGATAGTGACTTGTGAGACTACTTGGGCAACGGTATCGTATTCGGCTTTTCCGTTATATTTATCCGCACGGGTTCTGCCATGGATACTGAGCATTTGAATGCCAGCTTCTTGGGCGATTTGGGCGATGGTTGGCGC is a genomic window containing:
- a CDS encoding CvpA family protein, whose product is MNLTTMTEFITNIGNYHWSVWVSLIIFIGFGVRGYERGMARELIGLGFLVLSFTVAWLFYIDLSGHPIITWMSLSLQSNMAIAFGVIFVLVEAAKMVLYKVIAMASKISEPCTLNKSFLVGFLLIATAVFNYYIDVIFDFNFIEIMATSNFFHSMTSFAIMFFAFIGFFVTLSKLFKRPISTSYPCFLSAFIQGILNTLSALDDKLNATNISGGDNYIFGAIIGLIKGFAFIILMILILQSIDTISQGYFWAESQSSLGVFQDVVTSIKLELSQHLLFIKND
- a CDS encoding bifunctional folylpolyglutamate synthase/dihydrofolate synthase, coding for MKKLNDWLDYQQNLHAVGIDLGLERIQKVYQTLFPSGVNFKVITVAGTNGKGSTVAFIGSIYQQAGIKVASFTSPHINQYNERFSVNGMQVSDQQICTAFEQIEQARENTSLTYFEFSTLAALLIFTHAKVEIAVLEIGLGGRLDSVNVVDSDVAVITNIDIDHTDYLGNTREMIGFEKAGIMRANMPCICGDLNPPKTIEAVAKKMKAFLTFVNTPYMGDIGLQGEHQQRNAALAIEAIKQLPEFSITQNQFFNGIKNTKLAGRFQTKKINGKMVILDVAHNPAAVQVLSSTLKQNKQPTIAIFSALEDKNIREMISIISPIIDEWLLVPLDTERAISMQDLTQKFSLSDRVTACEDMSSAIHRALKTKQLQRIVIFGSFYVVTDALKIL
- a CDS encoding FxsA family protein, giving the protein MLLLIFVISTTLELMVLIEVGGAIGTGNTILLIILTAFIGAYLLKQQGLSTLQKVQQMQIQGQNPSFEMLQGVVIMVSGILLLTPGFITDSVGLLGLMPWSRAFFLRYFLEKNVNRIFTSTQTQQQKQKNRQDDKIVEGEFWEE
- the trmB gene encoding tRNA (guanosine(46)-N7)-methyltransferase TrmB yields the protein MAALRKIQSFVRRSGRLTLSQKRGLTELWADYSIETDKTIDFETVFGNDNPVVLEIGFGNGDTLVNMAQNNPQLNYVGVEVYEAGIGRLISSTHSNALKNLKVLKGDAVEFLEKIIAEDTLSGVQLFFPDPWHKKKHHKRRIIQHSFLNLLSEKLKNGAKFHLATDWENYAEHMMETLEENKNFKNTQCAHTYTPRPDFRPLSKFEKRGHRLGHGVWDLIFVNEKS
- a CDS encoding exodeoxyribonuclease III → MKIITVNVNGIRAAEKKGFFDWLKKEDAEVVCLQEIKAQEDQLDERFYPKEYHCYYHPAEKKGYSGTAIFSKKKPNLVVKKTDWEDMNFEGRIIQADFDDLSVVSIYIHSGSSKQERQDLKMAFLTQRFMPHLKQLKANGKKVIFCGDVNIVHQKRDIKNFTGNKNRSGCLPEERAYLDELFDKVGFIDAFREINQEDGQYTWWSNRGQAWANNTGWRIDYQILTPNLKGTVKNTQIYKDQRFSDHAPLIMEYKF
- the pyrE gene encoding orotate phosphoribosyltransferase — encoded protein: MKDYQKDFINFVLEVGALKFGEFKLKSGRISPYFFNAGLFNQGKHLSQLGHFYAQAIEDSGMDFDVLFGPAYKGIPLATATAMALNDNFNKNIPYSFNRKEAKTHGEGGNIVGHPLTGDILIIDDVITAGTAIREAMDIISANGATAKGVIVALDRQEKGKGEKSAIQEVEQDFGLSVLSIINLSSVINYLKQGNDQKLITRIETYREHYGV
- the dbpA gene encoding ATP-dependent RNA helicase DbpA, whose translation is MNTTDFSELKLNPDLLKNLSSLEYESMTPIQALSLPVILAGDDVIGQGKTGSGKTAAFGLGLLQKLDVTSFKAQSIVLCPTRELADQVASEIRKLARAVHNIKVLTLCGGTPFGPQIGSLAHGVHIVVGTPGRIEEHLRKGTLKLGAVNTLVLDEADRMLDMGFQDTIDEIIEKVPENRQTLLFSATFPKEIMSIADKVMQNPTIVEAPSIEEGSTIKQYFHLTNTDDERMKALRLLLAKHKPNAALVFCNTKSDTQDVTDELAYYKFYAISIHGDLDQRERDQALIRFSNGSVSVLVATDVAARGLDIDDLDMVINFNVAHDPEVHTHRIGRTGRAGKHGIACTLYNDKETRKLELLDVDWVDCTSPLPSDNYLHKPIKRPLMTTLKVDGGKKQKLRPGDIVGGLTGKDGIPGDKIGKINVVSNWSYVAVSSELVKTALQKIQNDKLKGRTFRVRILS
- the purH gene encoding bifunctional phosphoribosylaminoimidazolecarboxamide formyltransferase/IMP cyclohydrolase, encoding MINRALISVSDKTGVLELAKLLASKNIEILSTGGTAKLLADNNIPVIEVSDYTGFPEMMAGRVKTLNPKIHGGILARRGIDEAVMAENDISPIDLVVVNLYPFQETIANPDCTLEDAIENIDIGGPAMLRSSAKNHASVTVIVDASDYQIVMDEITENGDTSLATRVKLALKTFEHTAQYDGAIANYLGKGEGGFSNTINLQFHKVQSMRYGENPHQNAAFYVENNITQACVASSTQFQGREMSFNNMADADAALECVRSFNEPACVIVKHANPCGVAVRNNIFDAYDDAFKTDPTSAFGGIIAFNRNLDKKTVEIIIERQFVEVIIAPSVDDDAKAVLSTKQNVRALECGNLSKAQPSLDYKRVTGGLLVQDKDLGVITADDIKCVSEVQPTSAQMNDLMFAWKVAKTVKSNAIVYAKNQMTIGIGAGQMSRVYSAKIAGIKATDENLVVEGSVMASDAFFPFRDGIDAAAEAGIKAIIQPGGSMRDDETIKAANEHGIAMVFTDMRHFKH
- a CDS encoding helix-turn-helix domain-containing protein — encoded protein: MNSTDLPACINAKLEHYFSQLKGEKATGVHKMVMNEGESITLKFVLDKVGQNQSEAARILGMNRGTLKKKIELYKL
- the dusB gene encoding tRNA dihydrouridine synthase DusB, whose protein sequence is MAGTSDKPFRMLCRAQGAALTTSEMVVIQQHLLNTNKTKQRLDFLGESAPISIQIAGSEAKELALSAQKAVEFGADIIDINMGCPAKKVCNKAAGSALMQDEALVENILNSVVSSVDVPVTLKIRTGWNRENKNAPTIAQIAQEAGIQMLSIHGRTRADKYNGKAEYDTVAQVVSQVTIPVIANGDITSAEKAKRILDETGASGVMVGRATQGNPWIIREIDHYLKTNTHAKPIALTVKKQTAIEHIQQIHVFYGEGLGVRIARKHILWYLQYFSDKPQSCWAKISKIDTSKQQHQHFKNCIHELD